Proteins encoded by one window of Lactobacillus paragasseri:
- a CDS encoding amino acid ABC transporter ATP-binding protein, which yields MNNNNEENILQVQHLQKKYGDHTVLKDISFDINKGEVMTIIGPSGGGKSTMLRCINLLEEPSNGKILFHGNNILDSHFDRNKFRSKVGMVFQQFNLFNNKNVLQNCMIGQEMVLGRSKEEAKKIAIENLKKVGMEPFLTAKPQQLSGGQQQRVAIARAISMDPEILLFDEPTSALDPEMVGEVLNTIQLLAKTGLTMVIVTHEMGFARDVSDQVIFMSDGVITEQGTPQEIFNNPQEEKTKKFLRNFRSNEL from the coding sequence ATGAACAATAATAACGAAGAAAACATTTTACAAGTACAACATTTACAAAAGAAATACGGCGATCACACAGTATTAAAAGACATTTCTTTTGATATCAATAAAGGTGAAGTAATGACCATTATTGGTCCATCTGGTGGTGGTAAATCAACCATGCTTAGATGTATTAACCTTCTTGAAGAACCAAGTAATGGTAAGATTTTATTCCATGGCAACAATATTCTAGATTCTCATTTTGATCGTAATAAATTTCGATCAAAGGTTGGTATGGTTTTCCAGCAATTTAATTTGTTTAATAATAAAAATGTGCTTCAAAATTGTATGATCGGTCAAGAAATGGTTCTTGGACGCTCTAAAGAGGAGGCCAAGAAAATTGCAATTGAAAACTTAAAGAAAGTTGGTATGGAGCCTTTCTTAACTGCAAAGCCTCAACAACTATCTGGTGGACAGCAACAACGTGTTGCTATTGCGCGGGCAATTTCGATGGATCCAGAAATCTTACTTTTCGATGAACCAACTAGTGCGCTAGATCCTGAAATGGTTGGTGAAGTACTTAATACCATCCAGTTACTAGCTAAAACTGGATTAACAATGGTCATTGTTACTCACGAAATGGGATTTGCTCGTGACGTTTCTGATCAAGTTATCTTTATGAGCGATGGAGTTATTACGGAACAAGGTACACCACAAGAGATCTTTAATAATCCTCAAGAAGAGAAGACTAAGAAGTTCTTACGTAACTTTAGAAGCAATGAACTTTAA
- a CDS encoding ABC transporter substrate-binding protein/permease has protein sequence MKSKIRWFSALLALILSLVIGFSSNSTQTEAAKKEAPLKIGMEANYPPYNWTQTTDANGAVPIDGSKQYANGYDVQIAKIIGKKLHRKVVVEKTEWDGLLPALTSGKIDLIIAGMSPTAERRKAINFSEPYRKSTFVVITSKTGKFAQAKGLNDFKGAKLTAQQGTLHYDLIKQLHGAKREPAMRSFSAMRQSLQSGTIDGYVAEDIEYQSYKAVNPNIVAVNLNKMQGFKVTHDDSITSIGVKKGNTELLNQVNSILNGISKKKRDQLMADAVKEQPQAGSSKKENWFMSIMHRYGSMILGGVGMTLLLALVGTIVGFFIGLLVGIVRTIPTPKSTGKKWGLKIVDWILAVYIEVFRGTPMMVQAAVIYYGIAQLWHLNLNRTIAALVIVSINTGAYLAEVIRGGINATPKGQFEAASAIGMTHSQQMWHIILPQAIRNCLPSITNEFIVNIKDTSVLSIISVSELFFVGTTVASQTFQFFQTYFIISMIYLILTFSITRIFNFIEKKLEGPKNYNLMANQLQVEDPKETGFEHEQ, from the coding sequence GTGAAGTCAAAAATAAGATGGTTTAGTGCTTTATTAGCCCTAATTTTAAGTTTGGTTATCGGTTTTAGTTCTAATTCTACCCAAACCGAAGCGGCTAAAAAGGAAGCACCCCTAAAAATAGGTATGGAAGCTAATTATCCACCATACAATTGGACTCAAACTACAGATGCAAATGGCGCAGTTCCAATTGATGGATCTAAGCAATATGCAAATGGATATGATGTACAAATCGCAAAAATTATCGGTAAAAAGCTTCATCGTAAAGTTGTCGTTGAAAAAACCGAATGGGATGGTTTATTGCCAGCTTTAACTTCTGGCAAAATCGACCTAATTATTGCTGGTATGTCTCCTACTGCTGAACGTAGAAAGGCAATCAATTTCTCTGAACCATACAGAAAGAGTACTTTCGTTGTTATTACAAGCAAGACTGGAAAATTTGCTCAAGCAAAAGGCTTAAACGATTTTAAGGGAGCAAAATTAACTGCTCAACAAGGTACATTGCACTACGACTTAATTAAGCAATTACATGGTGCTAAGCGTGAACCAGCAATGAGAAGCTTTTCTGCAATGCGTCAAAGCTTGCAATCAGGTACTATTGATGGTTATGTTGCAGAAGATATTGAATACCAAAGTTATAAGGCAGTTAACCCTAACATCGTTGCCGTTAACTTAAACAAGATGCAGGGATTCAAGGTTACCCACGATGATTCAATTACTTCAATTGGTGTTAAGAAAGGCAACACTGAATTACTTAACCAAGTTAATAGCATTTTAAACGGTATTTCTAAGAAAAAGCGCGACCAATTAATGGCTGATGCTGTAAAAGAGCAGCCTCAAGCCGGTAGCAGCAAGAAAGAAAACTGGTTCATGTCAATTATGCATCGCTATGGTTCAATGATCCTTGGCGGTGTTGGAATGACTCTTCTTTTAGCTTTAGTTGGTACTATTGTTGGTTTCTTCATCGGTTTACTTGTTGGGATTGTTAGAACTATCCCAACCCCTAAGTCTACTGGTAAAAAGTGGGGCTTAAAGATCGTTGACTGGATTTTAGCAGTTTATATTGAAGTGTTCCGTGGAACTCCTATGATGGTTCAAGCAGCTGTTATCTACTACGGAATTGCCCAATTATGGCACCTTAACTTAAACCGTACAATAGCTGCTCTAGTAATTGTTTCAATTAATACTGGTGCTTACTTAGCCGAAGTTATTCGTGGTGGTATTAACGCTACTCCTAAAGGTCAGTTTGAAGCAGCTTCTGCTATCGGTATGACTCACTCACAACAAATGTGGCATATTATCTTACCGCAGGCAATCAGAAACTGTTTACCATCAATTACTAATGAATTTATTGTTAACATTAAGGATACTTCAGTATTAAGTATTATTTCTGTATCAGAATTGTTCTTTGTTGGTACAACTGTTGCCAGTCAAACCTTCCAATTCTTCCAAACTTACTTCATTATTTCAATGATCTACTTAATTTTGACATTCTCAATCACTAGAATTTTTAATTTCATTGAAAAGAAGCTTGAAGGTCCAAAGAACTACAACTTAATGGCTAATCAATTACAAGTAGAAGATCCAAAGGAGACTGGATTTGAACATGAACAATAA